Proteins from a genomic interval of Tumebacillus sp. BK434:
- a CDS encoding FtsQ-type POTRA domain-containing protein, whose protein sequence is MPKTPPPTVLESYAEQHQQPKGKRRPNRKALLFVVVFFGGLLVAGFLQSPLSEVSYLEVKGNHQLRYEEILRTAELEKGMSLLAVDKGDVKDKIQSAFPLVQSVDVQVSWKGEVVIAVVEKKAAGQMVQGATLYRILQDGTVLAGTEKLEAEQLPVISMDRPGNLQPGQKISSPDLQELAKQIPEVDRAVLDQISEIRVTSEGPWRIYMRDKFEVRIPPRQFADKMKSYLAYRGALPADTKPGIINMLEANYLENFKPEEQKGD, encoded by the coding sequence ATGCCTAAAACGCCGCCGCCGACCGTCTTAGAATCGTATGCGGAACAGCATCAGCAACCAAAAGGAAAGCGCCGCCCGAACCGGAAGGCGTTACTTTTTGTTGTCGTTTTTTTCGGAGGACTGCTCGTCGCCGGATTCTTGCAGTCGCCCTTGTCTGAAGTCTCCTATTTAGAAGTCAAAGGGAACCACCAGCTGCGCTATGAAGAGATCCTGCGCACCGCAGAACTCGAGAAAGGCATGAGCCTGCTCGCGGTGGACAAGGGAGATGTGAAGGACAAGATCCAAAGCGCCTTTCCGCTTGTGCAGTCGGTCGATGTACAGGTATCGTGGAAAGGTGAGGTCGTCATCGCCGTCGTGGAAAAGAAAGCGGCAGGCCAGATGGTGCAAGGGGCGACGCTCTACCGCATCCTGCAGGACGGCACGGTGCTCGCCGGCACGGAAAAGCTGGAAGCTGAGCAGCTGCCCGTGATCTCCATGGACCGGCCAGGCAACTTGCAGCCGGGGCAGAAAATCAGCTCGCCTGATCTGCAGGAGCTGGCCAAGCAGATTCCGGAGGTCGACCGGGCGGTGCTCGATCAGATCTCGGAGATCCGTGTGACTTCGGAAGGCCCGTGGCGGATCTACATGCGCGACAAGTTCGAAGTCCGCATCCCGCCGCGCCAGTTTGCCGACAAGATGAAGTCCTATCTGGCCTACCGCGGGGCACTGCCTGCCGACACGAAGCCCGGCATCATCAACATGCTCGAAGCGAACTATCTGGAGAACTTCAAGCCTGAAGAACAGAAGGGAGACTAA
- a CDS encoding DUF881 domain-containing protein: MKLNNKITLALVSTLLGVMMTVQFTSINRPKLDSSAAVDTLQLTTELNQETERQQFLRRQIRETEAKVRGLESQKGNQSQLVRTLAEELEQVKKQAGMSEVKGNGIIVTIEDDFDLIAVKDSYNLSLYRSLLGDYLFRVVNYLKGNEAKAISVNNHRIVSFSSIRSIDENNLQVNTVMVSPDKVMIKAVGNVDQMKVGLSIFPQPFAEMGKKITVKEVDDGTLVIPPYDDDAVQYQYAHPEGEKKL; encoded by the coding sequence GTGAAACTTAACAATAAGATCACCCTTGCGCTGGTATCGACGCTGCTTGGCGTTATGATGACCGTTCAGTTCACTTCGATCAACCGCCCGAAACTGGATTCCAGCGCGGCAGTCGACACCCTGCAGCTGACGACCGAACTCAATCAGGAGACGGAGCGCCAGCAGTTTCTGCGCAGGCAAATCCGCGAGACAGAAGCGAAGGTGCGAGGTCTGGAAAGCCAAAAAGGCAACCAGAGCCAACTGGTGCGCACGCTCGCCGAAGAGCTGGAACAGGTCAAAAAGCAGGCCGGGATGAGCGAAGTGAAGGGCAACGGGATCATCGTGACGATCGAAGACGATTTTGATCTGATCGCAGTCAAAGATTCGTACAACCTCTCGCTATACCGCTCACTGCTCGGTGATTATCTATTTCGTGTTGTCAACTACTTAAAAGGCAATGAAGCCAAAGCGATCTCCGTCAACAATCATCGCATCGTTTCCTTCAGCTCAATCCGCTCGATCGATGAGAACAATCTGCAGGTGAACACCGTGATGGTGTCCCCGGACAAGGTGATGATCAAGGCGGTTGGCAATGTGGATCAGATGAAGGTCGGCTTGAGCATCTTCCCGCAGCCGTTTGCGGAGATGGGCAAGAAGATCACGGTGAAAGAAGTCGATGACGGCACGCTCGTCATTCCGCCGTATGATGATGACGCGGTGCAATATCAGTATGCGCATCCTGAAGGGGAGAAGAAATTATGA
- the ftsA gene encoding cell division protein FtsA: MTNGDIIVSLDIGTSKVRAIIGEVTGTEIQIIGVGSADGDGIRKGAIVDIDKTVQSIRAAIDHAERMVGIQISSAYIGISGNHISLQSSHGVVAVNSPNREIGDEDIDRVLQASRVIALPPEREIIDVVPKGYVVDGLTDISDPRGMIGVRLEVDAYIITGSRTVIHNLVRCVERAGIQIAGLVLAPLAAGTVALTGDEKKLGVGLIDLGAGQTTVSVFKEGILEATTVLPVGGDHVTNDIAIGLRTQTEAAEGIKLRNGCALVNESVPDHTFKVSRVGGNADKEFSQVDLAHIIEPRMQEIFMMVRQELEKMGYKELAGGYVLTGGGANLPAVDKLAEIELESSVRVAIPEFLGVKDASFINGVGIIRNVAHNFTNKVEVAAAAPRRKAGGNGGGFVDKIKNWFNEFI, from the coding sequence TTGACAAACGGCGATATCATCGTCAGCTTAGACATAGGAACATCCAAGGTGCGGGCCATTATTGGCGAAGTGACTGGCACGGAGATACAGATTATCGGCGTTGGCTCTGCTGACGGTGACGGTATACGTAAAGGTGCAATTGTTGATATAGATAAGACTGTTCAATCCATTCGCGCCGCGATCGATCATGCGGAGCGTATGGTCGGCATTCAGATCTCGTCTGCGTACATCGGCATCTCTGGCAATCATATCTCCCTTCAAAGCAGCCATGGCGTTGTTGCCGTCAATTCTCCGAACCGCGAGATCGGCGACGAGGACATCGACCGCGTGCTGCAAGCTTCGCGAGTCATCGCGCTCCCACCGGAGCGTGAGATTATCGATGTGGTCCCCAAAGGCTACGTTGTAGATGGTTTGACAGATATCTCAGATCCCCGCGGCATGATCGGGGTGCGTCTTGAGGTTGATGCTTATATCATCACCGGTTCCCGCACCGTCATTCACAACCTGGTGCGCTGCGTGGAACGGGCAGGCATTCAGATTGCCGGGCTTGTGCTCGCCCCGCTGGCGGCTGGCACTGTCGCTTTGACGGGCGATGAGAAAAAGCTCGGGGTCGGCTTGATCGATCTCGGTGCCGGACAGACGACCGTTTCGGTCTTTAAGGAAGGCATTTTGGAGGCGACGACTGTGCTTCCGGTCGGCGGCGACCATGTCACCAACGACATCGCGATCGGTCTGCGCACGCAGACGGAAGCGGCGGAAGGCATCAAATTGCGCAATGGCTGCGCGCTCGTGAACGAAAGCGTACCGGATCACACTTTTAAAGTATCCCGCGTTGGCGGAAACGCCGACAAAGAATTCTCTCAAGTCGATCTGGCCCACATCATCGAACCCCGCATGCAGGAGATCTTCATGATGGTGCGCCAAGAGCTGGAGAAGATGGGCTACAAAGAGTTGGCGGGGGGCTATGTGCTCACCGGCGGCGGTGCGAACCTTCCGGCGGTGGACAAGCTCGCAGAGATCGAACTCGAATCTTCTGTGCGCGTGGCGATTCCGGAGTTCCTCGGCGTCAAAGACGCTTCGTTCATCAACGGTGTCGGGATCATTCGCAATGTAGCGCACAACTTTACGAACAAGGTGGAAGTTGCAGCTGCAGCGCCGCGTCGTAAAGCCGGCGGCAACGGCGGCGGCTTTGTCGACAAGATCAAGAACTGGTTTAACGAGTTTATCTAA
- the murA gene encoding UDP-N-acetylglucosamine 1-carboxyvinyltransferase: MECLAIEGGHRLTGTLRIHGAKNAALPILAASVMAHGESTIQDVPDLQDIRVMTTILRQLGAKVKAEGATLRIDATLLQSTEVPEYLMRQMRSSIFLMGPILARFGHVRVSKPGGCTIGSRPIDLHLKGLQALGATIEEKHGYIDCRAARLRGAKIHLDIPSVGATENLIMAAVFAEGTTVIENAAREPEIADLAHYLNAMGANVQGAGEDRVIIEGVDRLEAVEYRVIPDRIVTGTMMVAAAVTQGDITLHNTNEAHLGVVINKLREAGAEITVQGDAMRVKMEGRPKPIDSIKTTYYPGFPTDLQSPFMTLMSVASGTSLVTESVFEGRFQHVSELRRMGAKIKVDLRTAIMEGVAELTGAVVEASDLRAGAALILAGLAANGTTYVENVHHIDRGYEKVEEMFGQLGAKIWRIDRDQRAVAGK; this comes from the coding sequence GTGGAATGCTTGGCCATCGAAGGCGGGCATCGACTCACGGGGACTCTGCGGATTCACGGCGCTAAAAATGCGGCATTGCCAATTCTTGCCGCCAGTGTCATGGCACACGGAGAGAGCACCATCCAAGATGTTCCCGACTTGCAGGATATTCGCGTGATGACAACGATTCTCCGGCAACTCGGCGCCAAGGTAAAGGCGGAAGGCGCGACGCTTCGCATCGACGCCACGCTTTTGCAGAGCACGGAGGTGCCAGAATACCTGATGCGCCAGATGCGCTCCTCGATCTTTTTGATGGGGCCGATCCTGGCGCGCTTCGGACACGTGCGCGTCTCCAAGCCGGGCGGATGCACGATCGGCTCCCGGCCGATCGACTTGCATCTCAAAGGGCTGCAGGCATTGGGCGCCACGATCGAAGAGAAACACGGCTACATCGACTGCCGGGCTGCGCGGCTGCGTGGCGCGAAGATTCACCTCGACATCCCAAGCGTCGGCGCGACCGAGAACCTGATCATGGCGGCGGTGTTTGCGGAAGGCACGACGGTGATCGAAAATGCGGCCCGTGAACCGGAGATCGCCGATCTGGCCCATTACCTGAACGCCATGGGCGCAAACGTGCAGGGCGCAGGCGAGGACAGAGTGATCATCGAAGGCGTCGATCGCCTGGAAGCGGTGGAATACCGCGTGATTCCCGACCGGATCGTCACCGGCACGATGATGGTGGCGGCGGCGGTGACCCAAGGCGACATCACCTTGCACAACACCAACGAGGCGCATCTGGGCGTCGTGATCAACAAGCTGCGCGAAGCAGGTGCTGAGATTACCGTCCAAGGCGACGCGATGCGGGTGAAGATGGAAGGGCGTCCGAAGCCGATCGACAGCATCAAGACGACCTACTATCCGGGTTTCCCGACCGACCTGCAATCGCCGTTCATGACTTTGATGTCGGTGGCGTCCGGCACCTCGCTGGTGACCGAGTCGGTCTTTGAAGGGCGCTTCCAGCATGTCAGCGAACTGCGGCGCATGGGAGCGAAGATCAAAGTCGATCTGCGCACGGCGATCATGGAAGGGGTGGCCGAACTGACCGGCGCTGTGGTCGAAGCTTCCGACCTGCGCGCCGGCGCCGCTCTGATCCTCGCGGGACTGGCGGCGAACGGCACGACGTATGTGGAGAATGTGCACCACATCGACCGCGGTTATGAGAAGGTCGAGGAGATGTTCGGTCAACTGGGCGCGAAGATCTGGCGCATCGACCGTGATCAGCGGGCTGTGGCCGGCAAGTAG
- a CDS encoding small basic family protein, translating to MIWIPVIGLMLGVFIGLSFNLTVPLQYSSYLSIAILAALDTVFGGIRASLERHFDSSVFISGFFFNTLLAALLAFIGVQLGVDLYLAAVFAFGVRLFNNIAAIRRLMVTRSRKHPEKTL from the coding sequence ATGATCTGGATTCCGGTCATTGGTTTGATGCTTGGCGTGTTTATTGGACTTTCCTTCAATCTGACGGTGCCGCTGCAGTACAGCAGCTACTTGTCGATCGCGATTCTGGCGGCGCTGGACACCGTTTTCGGCGGTATCCGCGCCAGCCTTGAGCGCCATTTTGACAGCAGCGTGTTCATCAGCGGTTTCTTCTTCAACACCCTGCTGGCCGCCCTGCTCGCCTTCATCGGGGTGCAGCTCGGCGTCGATCTGTATCTGGCGGCTGTATTCGCTTTTGGGGTGCGTTTGTTCAACAACATTGCGGCCATTCGTCGTTTGATGGTAACCCGTTCCCGTAAACACCCTGAAAAAACTTTATAA
- a CDS encoding DUF881 domain-containing protein — protein sequence MPKKTNPRVKLIVSLSVISVILGLMLSMQYKNTRAAAKFQLDAAHVYDPRAQYTADQLNKTKETNSQYEAQLEKLKKQMFELEEKAGDIAKQESPDLKDELSKYRVMSGILPLKGEGITFTLDDSMVKDVPKDWDPELLIVHDSDLMNVTNELLIAGAEAVQINDQRISSTTGIICIGPVIKINGQKINRPYEFRAIGNKDRLEAALTLKGGVLDIFRYRTLTIQPPKKSLSVSINGYSGNFNGLSENK from the coding sequence ATGCCTAAAAAAACGAACCCGCGTGTCAAACTGATCGTGTCGCTTTCGGTAATCTCCGTCATTCTCGGCCTGATGCTTTCCATGCAATATAAGAACACCCGCGCCGCTGCCAAGTTTCAACTGGACGCAGCGCATGTCTACGACCCGCGGGCGCAATATACGGCTGACCAGCTGAACAAGACCAAAGAAACCAACAGCCAGTACGAAGCGCAGCTGGAAAAGCTCAAAAAGCAGATGTTTGAACTGGAAGAAAAGGCGGGGGACATCGCCAAACAGGAGTCGCCCGACCTCAAGGACGAGCTGAGCAAGTACCGCGTCATGTCGGGCATTTTGCCGTTGAAAGGCGAAGGGATCACCTTCACGCTCGATGACAGCATGGTCAAAGACGTTCCGAAGGACTGGGACCCGGAGCTGTTGATCGTTCATGATTCCGACCTGATGAACGTGACCAACGAGCTGTTGATCGCCGGGGCGGAAGCGGTGCAGATCAACGACCAGCGCATCTCGTCGACGACCGGCATCATTTGCATCGGTCCGGTGATCAAGATCAACGGGCAGAAGATCAACCGTCCGTATGAATTCCGCGCCATCGGCAACAAAGACCGTCTCGAAGCGGCGCTGACGCTCAAAGGCGGCGTACTCGATATCTTCCGGTATCGGACCTTGACCATTCAGCCGCCGAAGAAAAGCCTGTCGGTGTCGATCAACGGTTACTCCGGCAACTTTAACGGCCTGAGCGAAAACAAATAG
- the ftsZ gene encoding cell division protein FtsZ, protein MLEFDLDVEALAQIKVIGCGGGGCNAVNRMIEAGIKGVEFITVNTDAQALHLSKAEHRLQIGEKLTRGLGAGANPEIGKKAAEESKELIMNALRGADMVFVTAGMGGGTGTGAAPVVAEIAKELGALTVGVVTKPFTFEGRRRMNQAETGIANLKEKVDTLIVIPNDRLLEIVDKNTPMLEAFREADNVLRQGVQGISDLIAVPGLINVDFADVKTIMTERGSALMGIGVHSGENRAAEAAKKAICSPLLETSIDGARGVLMHIAGGTNLSLFEVNEAADIVSSAADPEVNMIFGAVINPDLKDEIVVTVIATGFEHKERPAQPKPQLNKTDIKSFGTGNNASSDNLDIPAFLRRNNR, encoded by the coding sequence ATGTTGGAGTTCGATCTCGATGTAGAGGCTCTGGCTCAGATAAAGGTCATCGGCTGCGGCGGCGGCGGATGCAACGCAGTCAATCGAATGATTGAAGCGGGTATCAAGGGCGTGGAGTTCATTACTGTCAACACCGATGCACAAGCTCTGCACCTCTCGAAAGCAGAACATCGCCTGCAAATCGGCGAAAAACTCACGCGTGGACTTGGCGCAGGTGCGAACCCTGAGATCGGCAAGAAAGCAGCGGAGGAAAGCAAGGAACTGATCATGAACGCGCTGCGCGGCGCTGACATGGTCTTCGTAACCGCAGGCATGGGCGGCGGTACTGGCACCGGTGCGGCGCCTGTCGTCGCAGAGATCGCGAAGGAGCTCGGAGCGCTGACGGTTGGCGTTGTTACCAAGCCGTTCACCTTCGAAGGCCGTCGCCGCATGAACCAGGCGGAAACGGGCATCGCAAACCTCAAAGAAAAAGTCGACACACTGATCGTCATCCCGAACGACCGTCTGTTGGAGATCGTTGACAAGAACACCCCGATGCTGGAAGCGTTCCGCGAAGCGGATAACGTGCTGCGTCAAGGTGTTCAAGGCATCTCCGACCTGATCGCCGTTCCGGGCCTGATCAACGTCGACTTTGCAGACGTCAAGACCATCATGACGGAACGCGGTTCCGCGCTGATGGGGATTGGTGTACACTCCGGCGAGAACCGTGCGGCAGAAGCGGCGAAGAAGGCGATTTGCTCGCCGCTGCTCGAGACCTCGATCGACGGCGCACGCGGTGTCCTGATGCATATCGCAGGCGGCACCAACCTGTCTCTGTTCGAAGTCAACGAGGCGGCCGATATCGTCTCTTCGGCAGCCGACCCGGAAGTGAACATGATCTTTGGTGCTGTGATCAACCCGGATCTGAAAGATGAGATCGTGGTGACGGTGATCGCGACCGGTTTTGAGCACAAGGAGCGCCCGGCACAGCCGAAGCCCCAGCTCAACAAGACCGACATCAAGTCGTTTGGCACTGGCAATAACGCGAGCTCGGACAATCTCGACATCCCGGCGTTCCTGCGTCGCAACAACCGCTAG